The proteins below are encoded in one region of Aeromonas jandaei:
- a CDS encoding Rho-binding antiterminator, which translates to MPDYQPISCDLYDWLEIAASWQLPVALTSRDRREWADRIRTIEARDGVEYLQLHSGKQLSLADLATMRFSWQGEEKLIRYAPPAQSDSQ; encoded by the coding sequence ATGCCGGATTACCAACCTATCAGCTGTGACCTCTACGACTGGCTGGAGATTGCTGCCAGCTGGCAGTTGCCGGTCGCGCTGACCAGTCGGGATAGACGTGAGTGGGCGGATCGGATCCGCACCATAGAGGCCCGCGATGGGGTGGAGTATCTCCAGCTGCACAGCGGCAAGCAGCTCAGTCTGGCAGATCTGGCGACCATGAGATTCAGCTGGCAGGGAGAGGAGAAGCTGATCCGCTACGCCCCACCAGCCCAGTCAGACAGCCAATAA